A single region of the Actinoplanes sp. SE50/110 genome encodes:
- a CDS encoding chemotaxis protein CheW: MSSRQFVTFEVAGQFFGVDVDAVQEVLSYSEYTPVPMAPTAVGGLFNLRGQVIAAVDLRVQFGLPRRDMTGLVMNVIVRHDGEPVSLLVDRIGQVAYLDAQMFEEPPATLTGPSRALVTGAYKTEGRLLLVLDVAECVNTSRVTA; the protein is encoded by the coding sequence TTGTCCAGTCGTCAGTTCGTCACCTTCGAGGTCGCCGGTCAGTTCTTCGGCGTGGATGTGGACGCCGTCCAGGAGGTGTTGTCCTACAGCGAGTACACCCCGGTGCCGATGGCCCCCACCGCGGTCGGCGGCCTGTTCAACCTGCGCGGTCAGGTGATCGCCGCGGTGGACCTGCGGGTGCAGTTCGGTCTGCCCCGCCGGGACATGACCGGCCTGGTGATGAACGTGATCGTCCGGCACGACGGCGAGCCGGTGAGCCTGCTGGTGGACCGCATCGGCCAGGTCGCGTACCTGGACGCGCAGATGTTCGAGGAGCCGCCGGCGACGCTGACCGGCCCGTCCCGGGCGCTGGTCACCGGTGCGTACAAGACCGAGGGCCGGTTGCTGCTGGTGCTCGACGTCGCCGAGTGCGTGAACACCTCGCGCGTCACCGCCTGA